A genomic region of Palaemon carinicauda isolate YSFRI2023 chromosome 11, ASM3689809v2, whole genome shotgun sequence contains the following coding sequences:
- the mRpL51 gene encoding large ribosomal subunit protein mL51, with protein sequence MAAVVGNILKSIGNITSHFVHAPSVVKGLSQNFILSANSNVQAWTPLVTTVRHRYFAERREAGPTLRNYGYKDRLRTTGLMPHMDHEYRLPIPVYRPKNSWAPKRAQRGQNDYIDILGDGSIHPSQVLYSTPLWLRGFKGNEFQMLLRKRKMFGKEMRDKRPTKYRQMNMRIKWLHRFLNQKTQNYYWHKT encoded by the exons ATGGCAGCAGTTGTTGGAAACATCTTGAAATCCATTGGCAATATCACATCACACTTTGTTCATGCACCGTCAGTTGTAAAAGGATTATCGCAGAATTTCATATTAAGTGCTAATTCTAATGTTCAAGCATGGACGCCACTTGTCACAACTGTAAGACATAGATATTTTGCTGAACGTAGAGAAGCAGGCCCAACACTTAGGAATTATGGATACAAAGATCGTCTTCGTACAACTG GGCTTATGCCTCATATGGATCATGAATACAGATTGCCAATTCCTGTCTATCGACCTAAAAATTCATGGGCACCGAAGAGAGCACAAAGAGGTCAAAATGACTATATAG ATATTTTGGGTGACGGGTCAATACATCCATCTCAAGTGCTGTACTCTACTCCTCTTTGGCTGCGAGGTTTCAAAGGCAATGAATTCCAAATGTTACTCAGAAAACGTAAGATGTTTGGTAAAGAGATGAGGGACAAAAGGCCTACTAAGTACAGGCAGATGAATATGAGAATCAAATGGCTACATAGGTTTTTAAATCAAAAGACACAGAATTATTATTGGCACAAAACCTAA